In the Enterococcus rotai genome, TTAGTAAAGTATAAAGCTGCTTTTGTCGGTGCGTCTTTAGGTGGTGGAATCGGTGGTGCTGTTGGGGCTCTTTTAGGGGCGAAATCAATGGCACCAGTAATGCCAAGTGTGTTGTCTATTCCAGTTTTTCTGAATGATGGGGCGGCAGGATTTATTATTGGGTTGTTTGTTACGTTGATTGCTACTTTCCTCATTACCTTTTTATTAGCCAAGAGTGTTCTTAAAATCGATGATCAACCTGAAACAAGTAAGGTGAAAGAAGGGCAAATTGAGAAGGGACAAAATGTTGTAACAATTGGGGCTCCGGTTTCAGGTACCGTTTATCCAATTAGTGATGTTGCAGATCAAACATTTTCAAAAGAACTAGTTGGTAAAGGAATCGCAATTATGCCAGATGAAGATAGAATCATTTCACCGGTTGATGGCACAGTGACAATTGCGTTTAAGACAAAACATGCTATTGGTTTAACCACAAAAGAGGGAGTCGAACTATTGATCCATGTAGGATTAGACACGGTGGAGCTGGAAGGAGAGCACTTTGAGTTATTGTGTAAACAAGGACAAACAGTTCATGTAGGAACGCCGCTGATTCAATTTGATCGTAAGAAAATCAGTGAGTTTGGGTATGATATCAGTGTGATCGTTGTCGTGACGAACTCAGATGAGTATTTATCTGTTTTGGCACTTGATGATCAAAGAAAGATAACGGAAGAAGAGACGTTGATCACGATTGTGCCTGGACTATCGCATGCTGAGGATGAAGTGGAGTTAGTTTTGGAGTAAGTGGGAAAAAGATGTTGAAAAGTACAAGGTGAAGCAAAGCGGAATGTTGTTACCATGTGTTATCTGGCTGCACAAATCAATCCTTAGGAAAATAGATAAATTGTCAGTGAAACAAAGAACGTTTCAATGTCAATTTCCTAATTTTCTACAGGATTAAACGATTTATTTCGCTTTTATAGTTATCTAGCTTCAAGAGCTAGCCTTTCGGGAAAAAGATAAAAATTGAATGTGACTAAGAGCGCCACAGTCAATTTTTCCTATTTTCCTGTCAAGGCTGGACAAGCTCTTTCAGCTTTTAATGTTATCTAGCTGCACAAATCAATCCTTAGGAAAATAGATAAATTGTCAGTGAAATAAAGAGAATTTCAATGCCAATTTCCTAATTTTCTACAGAATTAAACGATTTGTTTCGCTTTTAATGTTATCTAGCTACGTGGGCTAGTCTCTCGGGAAAAAGATAAAAATAGTTTGTGTAAAAAGCACCACAATCGATTTTTCCTATTTTCCTGTCGAGACTAAACGAGCCCGCTACGCGTTTAAATTTAGGAGGAAATCTAATGAAAATTATTACAGTAAAAAATTATGATGAATTAAGTAAAGTTGCAGCACAAATGTTGATAGGTGAAATGTTTCAACGTCATGAACGGGTAAATTTAGCCATTACAGCTGGGACTACACCGATTGGGATGTATGAAAAAATGGTTGCGGAAGTGAAAAATAAAGATTATTTTTCTAATGTACACTACTATAATTTTGATGAAATCCCCTATAAATCAGGGATACGTGAAGGAGTAACGATCGGAGATCTAAGAGAATTATACTTTGATCCTGCAGGGATTTCTGAGGATCAAATCCATATTTTAGATGGAGAAAATTATGAAAAGCAAGATGAACGAATTGAGGCTGCGGGAGGCTTAGATGCCATTTTATTAGGAATAGGTTCAGATGGACACTATTGTGGAAACTTGCCTGGAACAACTAAGTTTACTGATTTTACAACGAAAGTTATTTGTGATGAAGCGATGAAAGAACGGATTGCGCCGCATTTTGAAGATCGTGCTGAAACACCTGATTTTTATGTTACAATGGGACCTAGAAGTGTGATGGCTGCAAGACATTTGATTCTTTTTGCTAGTGGTACAAAAAAAGCGAAAATTATGAAAGCGTTTGTTGAAGGCGCAATCACCGATGAAATCCCTGCTTCTATTTTGAAAATGCATCCGCATTTGACAATTATTCTTGATGAGGAAGCAGCTAGTTTATTAGATAAGGAGAAATGATCAATGAGTAAATCAGTATTTCCAGACAATTTTTTATGGGGCGGTGCGACAGCTGCTAATCAATATGAAGGTGGGTATCTTTCAGGTGGCAAAGGGTTAAGCACTTTAGATGCAATCACAGGTGGTAACCATACAACACCAAGAATGATCACTTATAAAACTAAAGAAGGTAAGATCGAAACCTGTACGAGGGGAGCTGCGTTGCCAGAAGGTGCAGTTGGGTATGTGGATCCTAATCAATACTATCCAAGTCATGTAGCAACTGATTTTTACCATCATTATAAAGAAGATATTGCTCTCTTTGCAGAGATGGGGTTTAAATGTTTTAGACTATCGATCGCTTGGTCTAGAATTTGTCCAAATGGAACGACTGAAATCAATGAAGAAGGATTAGCCTTTTATGATAAAGTATTTGATGAGTTATTAAGCTATGGCATTGAGCCAATCGTAACAATCAATCATTTTGATATTCCCATGTATTTAGCAGATGAACTAGATGGCTGGTCAAGTAGAAAAGTAATTGATTACTTCTTATTTTTCTGTGAGACGTTATTTAAACGCTATAAAGATAAAGTCAAATACTGGATGACGTTTAATGAAATTAATTTTTTACGTAGTTGGACTCAAATCGGTATCCATCAAAATGATAAACAAGCAAAATATCAAGCAGCCCATCATTTATTTGTGGCAAGTGCTAAAGCTGTTACATTAGGTCATGCGATCAATCCGGATTTTAACATTGGAATGATGGTGGCTTATATCCCAAGTTATCCAATGAGCTGCAATCCAGAAGATGTGATGGAAGCAATCCAATTTAATCGTGAGCAAGAATTTTATATTGATGTGCAAGTTAAGGGCTATTATCCAGCTCATAAACTGAAAAAATTCGAACGGGAAAATATTGTGATCAAAAAAGAGGCTGGTGATGACGAGCTTATTCAAGCTGGAACAGTTGATTACATTGGTTTTAGTTATTATATGTCAACCGTTTCCGCCTCTAATCCAAATGAAGTCAAATTTGTGGGAGGAAATCAAATGCCGGCTGTTAAAAATCCATATTTACAGGAATCAGATTGGGGTTGGGCAGTTGATCCGTTAGGGTTGCGTATTTCTTTATGTAAACTGTATGATCGTTATAATGTACCATTATTCGTTGTAGAGAACGGTTTTGGTGCGGTGGATCAAGTTGAAACGGACGGTACGATCCAAGATGATTACAGGATCGACTACTTCAGTAAACATGTCGCTGCAATGAGCGATGCAATCGAATTAGACGGTGTTGAATTGATTGGGTATACGCCTTGGGGATGTATTGATTTAGTTTCAGCTGGAACTGGTGAAATGAAAAAACGTTATGGTTTTATTTATGTCGATATGGACGATGACGGTAATGGGACATTAGATCGTTCTAGAAAACAGTCGTTTTATTGGTATAAAAAGATCATTGCCGCAAATGGTAGTCAAGATTAAGCAAGATTGGACTTACTTCAAGAAATTGAAGTAAGTTTTTTTATAAATTTCAAAAAATGGACGTAAAATGTTGTAGTAGAAGTCAACCGTGGTATACTGCTAATGAGGCGAATTTATTGATTACAGCATTGGATGCTAATAGTCAGATAATTGAAAAAGCTGCAGGGGGAATAATACTAGGATGAAAAGAGTATCAATCAAGGAACTTAAAAAATTAATCGAATTAACGGTGAACGAACCAGTTTCGATCATTGATGTACGAGAAGTAGATGAATTTGCGGAAGGTCATATTATGACAGCCAAAAATTATCCACTGTCTACTTTACCAGAAGCAATGTCACAAATTGATCGGGAGCAACCTCATTATGTTATTTGTCAACATGGTGTGCGTTCTGAGCATGCCTGTTCATTTCTTGAAAATTATGGATACAATGTTGTCTCAGTGTCAGAAGGTATGTCCGTTTGGGATGGAGAAAGTAAAGTCAATACTTATAGATAAGAGAAGTCGTGATGAGTAAGCACTCATTACGGCTTTTTTGTTGGTGAAATAAAGGGATTTGAAAGGAACTTATTTTTAGTAAGTAAAAATGCTTGTCAATCCACTTACTTTTTGTTAGTATATAAATGTAGATAAGAAAACAATAGTTATTGGAGGAAAAAAACATGACAACAAAATTATTAATTGCATACTACAGTTCAACAGGAACAGGAACACAAATGGTAAACTGGGCGAAAGAAGCTGCTGAAGCAAATGGTGCTGAA is a window encoding:
- a CDS encoding glucosamine-6-phosphate deaminase, producing the protein MKIITVKNYDELSKVAAQMLIGEMFQRHERVNLAITAGTTPIGMYEKMVAEVKNKDYFSNVHYYNFDEIPYKSGIREGVTIGDLRELYFDPAGISEDQIHILDGENYEKQDERIEAAGGLDAILLGIGSDGHYCGNLPGTTKFTDFTTKVICDEAMKERIAPHFEDRAETPDFYVTMGPRSVMAARHLILFASGTKKAKIMKAFVEGAITDEIPASILKMHPHLTIILDEEAASLLDKEK
- a CDS encoding glycoside hydrolase family 1 protein codes for the protein MSKSVFPDNFLWGGATAANQYEGGYLSGGKGLSTLDAITGGNHTTPRMITYKTKEGKIETCTRGAALPEGAVGYVDPNQYYPSHVATDFYHHYKEDIALFAEMGFKCFRLSIAWSRICPNGTTEINEEGLAFYDKVFDELLSYGIEPIVTINHFDIPMYLADELDGWSSRKVIDYFLFFCETLFKRYKDKVKYWMTFNEINFLRSWTQIGIHQNDKQAKYQAAHHLFVASAKAVTLGHAINPDFNIGMMVAYIPSYPMSCNPEDVMEAIQFNREQEFYIDVQVKGYYPAHKLKKFERENIVIKKEAGDDELIQAGTVDYIGFSYYMSTVSASNPNEVKFVGGNQMPAVKNPYLQESDWGWAVDPLGLRISLCKLYDRYNVPLFVVENGFGAVDQVETDGTIQDDYRIDYFSKHVAAMSDAIELDGVELIGYTPWGCIDLVSAGTGEMKKRYGFIYVDMDDDGNGTLDRSRKQSFYWYKKIIAANGSQD
- a CDS encoding rhodanese-like domain-containing protein, with the translated sequence MKRVSIKELKKLIELTVNEPVSIIDVREVDEFAEGHIMTAKNYPLSTLPEAMSQIDREQPHYVICQHGVRSEHACSFLENYGYNVVSVSEGMSVWDGESKVNTYR